A region of Desulfuromonas sp. TF DNA encodes the following proteins:
- a CDS encoding TIGR04442 family protein, producing the protein MHQEIRLHGHINDTIEYFATAAARDAYRCYFYETKGFDLRFFSPGNEFVLGEEGISHRGNGGSFCEYMFGVDLPLADLAKGDVRNRLVLYGATFREDGSLSFSGRTEGSQSYEKMFFEGNAVCNYFFFLTGSVAGTLPEQQEGLLRLLGKLLKRSPGVSEEDDADLVDEILGLLGHKSSLYLIKLIHKKHKIYHDAFNDLYQRNKSIPEEEFGKLQHLAESLGIDEYQQERIRINVMYKHPDNRRIVDEYKNILIDCNLKGSINQLENARLTRLKTLSVRNKIPSALFYTLDEMLKHDNLVDLWDQDYIAETRQILEGLFLHSQQIDAGIDREDMIKLLRAKRRASENRDHTFEQILLETGKACDEKIRDGADLTLLESFSAIITYFDRYDNASAGINQLAFMENVRFSEELIRSLLGNRKAFAELSGGLFKELFFTGILENKYLGQFGRKKVLCLEEGLNGIEDGRMTVQGLLRQLKEIDRQERLAVTLRNHVKDRIRNFYSRYNTRAEQDALRTEITDELRAKGLLEGDIPMELFRNVVVNIKKEAIYLHNLLPRIIADRDTVLREDFLDNSGLDRFYVEELEREYFELNDLPMENLYQIRKGFSTA; encoded by the coding sequence ATGCATCAGGAAATTCGCCTCCACGGGCACATCAACGACACCATCGAATACTTCGCCACGGCCGCGGCCAGGGACGCTTACCGGTGTTATTTTTACGAGACCAAGGGCTTCGATCTGCGCTTCTTCTCGCCGGGAAACGAATTCGTGCTGGGGGAGGAAGGAATAAGCCACCGGGGTAACGGCGGCTCTTTCTGCGAATATATGTTCGGGGTTGATCTGCCCCTGGCCGATCTGGCCAAAGGCGATGTGCGCAACCGCCTGGTCCTGTACGGGGCCACTTTCCGGGAAGACGGCAGTCTTTCCTTCAGCGGCCGCACCGAAGGCAGCCAGAGTTACGAAAAGATGTTTTTCGAAGGGAATGCCGTCTGCAATTATTTCTTTTTTCTGACCGGGTCGGTTGCCGGAACCCTTCCGGAGCAGCAGGAAGGACTTCTGCGGCTTCTGGGCAAGCTTCTGAAACGAAGTCCCGGAGTAAGCGAAGAGGATGATGCGGATCTAGTCGATGAAATACTCGGGCTTTTGGGCCATAAGAGCTCCCTGTATCTCATAAAACTGATTCACAAGAAGCATAAAATCTACCATGACGCCTTCAATGATCTCTATCAGCGGAATAAGTCCATTCCCGAAGAAGAATTCGGAAAGCTGCAGCATCTGGCGGAAAGCCTCGGCATCGACGAATACCAGCAGGAGCGAATTCGCATCAATGTGATGTACAAGCATCCCGACAATCGGCGGATTGTCGACGAATACAAAAACATCCTTATCGACTGCAACCTCAAGGGGTCCATCAATCAGCTCGAAAACGCCCGCCTGACCCGCCTGAAAACCCTTTCCGTGCGCAACAAGATTCCCTCCGCCCTCTTCTACACCCTGGATGAGATGCTCAAACACGACAATCTCGTCGATCTGTGGGACCAGGATTATATTGCCGAAACCCGACAGATCCTGGAGGGGTTGTTCCTCCATTCACAGCAGATCGACGCCGGCATCGACCGGGAGGACATGATCAAATTGCTTAGGGCCAAGCGGCGCGCCAGTGAGAACCGCGATCATACCTTCGAGCAGATTCTCCTCGAAACAGGCAAGGCCTGTGACGAGAAGATTCGGGACGGCGCCGACCTTACCCTCCTCGAAAGCTTCTCCGCCATCATTACCTACTTCGATCGTTACGACAATGCCTCGGCGGGGATCAATCAACTGGCCTTCATGGAGAACGTTCGTTTTTCCGAAGAGTTGATCCGCAGTCTTCTCGGAAATCGGAAGGCCTTTGCCGAACTCTCCGGCGGTCTGTTCAAGGAACTCTTCTTCACCGGAATTCTTGAAAACAAATACCTGGGTCAGTTCGGACGCAAAAAAGTGCTTTGCCTCGAGGAAGGGTTGAACGGAATCGAAGACGGCAGGATGACGGTGCAGGGTCTGCTGCGGCAGTTGAAGGAAATCGACCGTCAGGAGCGCCTAGCCGTTACCCTCCGCAACCATGTCAAGGACAGGATCCGCAACTTTTACTCCCGATACAATACCCGGGCCGAACAGGATGCCCTGCGCACCGAGATCACCGACGAACTGCGCGCTAAAGGTTTGCTGGAGGGCGATATCCCTATGGAGCTGTTCCGCAACGTGGTGGTGAACATCAAAAAAGAAGCCATCTACCTGCACAACCTGCTGCCGCGGATCATTGCCGACCGGGATACGGTCCTGCGAGAAGACTTCCTCGACAACAGCGGCCTGGACCGTTTTTACGTCGAGGAGCTGGAGCGGGAGTATTTCGAGCTCAACGATCTGCCGATGGAGAACCTCTACCAGATCCGCAAGGGATTCTCCACAGCGTAG
- a CDS encoding GPMC system MBL fold metallohydrolase, with amino-acid sequence MTVTILGSGTSTGVPVVACPCAVCTSHDPRNSRTRCSALISHGGRNILIDTTTDLRQQSLREKIKRIDAVLYTHTHADHVHGIDDLRPFNFVAGRAIPIYGSAETIASIRRNFSYIFSEEAEEGYRPRLDPRQISGPFELFGLSVEPLPLHHGSGSSLGFRIGPFAYLTDCSAIPEASQRRLQDLEVLVIDGLRFRPHSTHFNIPQAIEMSARLRAGRTLLTHLSHEVEHADCNKTLPGGVELAFDGQQVELCLNRGDQARI; translated from the coding sequence ATGACCGTCACCATTCTCGGATCCGGGACCAGTACAGGCGTTCCGGTCGTCGCATGTCCCTGCGCCGTATGTACATCGCACGATCCGCGGAATTCGCGGACCCGTTGCAGCGCCCTGATCTCTCATGGGGGCAGAAATATTCTCATCGACACGACCACTGATCTGCGGCAGCAGTCCCTGCGAGAGAAGATCAAACGTATCGACGCGGTTCTCTATACCCACACCCATGCCGACCATGTCCACGGCATCGACGATCTGCGACCTTTCAACTTCGTCGCGGGCCGGGCGATTCCCATTTACGGTTCCGCAGAGACGATTGCATCCATCCGGAGAAATTTCAGCTATATTTTCAGTGAGGAAGCCGAGGAGGGATACCGCCCACGGCTGGATCCCCGACAGATCAGCGGCCCTTTTGAATTGTTCGGCCTATCGGTGGAACCGCTCCCCCTGCATCACGGCAGCGGCAGTTCTCTGGGCTTTCGGATCGGCCCCTTCGCTTATCTGACCGACTGCAGCGCCATTCCGGAGGCGTCGCAACGGCGGCTGCAGGATCTTGAAGTTCTTGTGATCGACGGTCTGCGTTTTCGACCCCATTCGACTCACTTCAATATCCCACAGGCGATCGAGATGTCCGCCCGCCTGCGCGCCGGACGAACCCTGCTGACCCACCTGAGCCACGAGGTGGAACATGCCGATTGCAACAAAACGCTGCCGGGCGGGGTGGAACTGGCTTTCGACGGTCAACAGGTTGAGCTGTGTCTGAATCGAGGAGATCAGGCGCGCATTTAG